Proteins encoded together in one Vigna angularis cultivar LongXiaoDou No.4 chromosome 5, ASM1680809v1, whole genome shotgun sequence window:
- the LOC108323440 gene encoding exocyst complex component EXO70H1 — protein sequence MPRKGMRSIFFRPSSSPSSSTSSQPPPSPLRTFSDSLMEQNIQIAEALVTKWDDFKLGTPLFSGTRQEARKYLDAVKGLQSAMQYFVAQDSTSATLVRAQFLMQLAMKTLQREFYQILSSNRDHLDPETVSARSSIDLRSSVSEYVSDYDDEITASEDDFRISETERVSMLAMEDLKAIADCMISSGYGKECVQVYILMRKSIVDEALYHLGVEKLSLARVQKLDWEVLELKIKKWLNAVKVAVGTLFHGERILSDHVFSSNPEKRISESCFAEITKDGAVSLFGFPEMVAKCKKSPEKMFRTLDLYEAISDRWTRIESIFSFESTSAIRLQAITSMVKLGEAVRTMLTDFETAIQKDSSKTTVPGGGVHPLTRYVMNYLTFLADYSGVLVDIIPDLPQSPLPESYYRSPMRDENPPASELSEKIAWLILVVLCKLDGKAEFYKNVELSYLFLANNMQYVVSKVRRSNLGFLLGEEWLAKHELKVTEYASKYERVGWSKVFASLPENPAAEVKAEQARTHFMKFDAAFHETCRKQSSWVVSDPKLRDEIKGSIGSKLMQKYSEFYEKNRVGSKSFRFILPEDIEKNLSNILCGNGDSGSVSSHSSSTTSSSHRSNRR from the coding sequence ATGCCGAGAAAAGGAATGAGAAGCATTTTCTTCAGGCCATCgtcttctccttcatcttccACCTCATCACAACCACCTCCCTCCCCTCTCCGCACATTTTCAGACTCCTTAATGGAACAGAACATACAAATCGCAGAGGCTCTCGTAACCAAATGGGACGATTTCAAACTCGGAACGCCGCTTTTCAGCGGCACGCGCCAGGAAGCCAGAAAGTACCTTGACGCTGTAAAGGGACTACAATCCGCTATGCAGTACTTCGTCGCACAGGATTCCACCTCCGCCACTCTTGTGCGCGCTCAGTTCCTCATGCAACTCGCCATGAAGACGCTTCAGAGAGAGTTCTACCAGATTCTTTCCTCCAACAGAGACCACCTGGATCCTGAAACTGTCTCCGCGCGCTCTTCCATTGATCTCCGCAGCAGCGTCTCTGAGTACGTTTCCGATTACGACGATGAAATCACAGCCTCCGAGGATGACTTCCGCATCTCCGAGACCGAGCGTGTGTCAATGCTCGCGATGGAGGATTTGAAAGCCATTGCGGATTGCATGATTTCCTCGGGCTACGGGAAAGAGTGCGTCCAAGTTTACATCCTCATGAGAAAATCTATTGTCGACGAAGCGCTGTACCATCTCGGAGTGGAAAAATTGAGCCTCGCTCGGGTTCAGAAACTGGACTGGGAGGTTCTCGAGTTGAAGATCAAGAAATGGTTGAACGCTGTTAAAGTCGCCGTTGGAACTCTCTTCCACGGCGAGAGAATCCTCTCTGACCACGTCTTCTCCTCGAATCCCGAAAAGAGGATCTCCGAATCCTGTTTCGCTGAAATCACCAAAGACGGCGCCGTTTCCCTGTTCGGATTCCCCGAAATGGTGGCGAAGTGCAAGAAATCACCGGAAAAAATGTTCAGGACGTTGGATTTGTACGAAGCGATCTCTGACCGGTGGACTCGGATCGAATCCATATTCTCTTTCGAATCCACGTCTGCCATTCGCTTACAGGCCATTACGTCCATGGTTAAACTCGGGGAAGCCGTTAGAACGATGCTAACGGACTTCGAAACCGCGATTCAGAAGGACTCCTCCAAAACAACGGTCCCTGGTGGTGGGGTCCACCCTCTCACGCGCTACGTGATGAACTACCTAACTTTCCTCGCCGATTACAGCGGGGTGTTGGTTGATATAATCCCTGATTTGCCGCAATCGCCGTTGCCGGAGTCTTACTACCGTAGCCCGATGCGTGACGAAAACCCGCCGGCGTCGGAGTTATCCGAGAAAATCGCGTGGCTCATTCTCGTTGTGCTGTGCAAGCTCGACGGCAAAGCGGAATTCTACAAGAACGTAGAGCTTTCATACCTGTTTCTGGCTAACAACATGCAATACGTCGTGAGTAAGGTGCGCAGATCGAACCTAGGGTTCCTTCTCGGAGAGGAGTGGTTGGCGAAGCACGAGTTAAAGGTTACTGAGTACGCGTCCAAGTACGAGCGCGTCGGGTGGAGCAAGGTGTTCGCGTCGTTACCGGAAAATCCAGCGGCGGAGGTGAAGGCGGAGCAGGCAAGGACCCACTTCATGAAGTTCGACGCTGCGTTTCATGAAACGTGCAGAAAACAGTCGTCGTGGGTGGTATCCGACCCGAAATTGAGAGACGAAATCAAAGGCTCGATAGGTTCGAAGCTGATGCAAAAGTACAGCGAATTTTACGAGAAGAATCGGGTCGGGTCAAAGTCCTTTCGGTTTATTTTGCCCGAAGATATTGAGAAAAACTTGTCCAACATTTTGTGCGGGAATGGAGATTCGGGCAGTGTCTCCTCACATTCTTCGTCAACGACGTCGTCTTCCCATCGCTCTAATCGGCGGTGA